The Coffea eugenioides isolate CCC68of chromosome 8, Ceug_1.0, whole genome shotgun sequence genome has a segment encoding these proteins:
- the LOC113780225 gene encoding uncharacterized protein LOC113780225: protein MDRGKGKVFTSKPPNCQLQKVYELIQNGKWNVDKIKAVFSEEDCKRIISIPLSICNGKDKLVWPYSTTRVSTVKTGYMVAKKIQKEKMERIQQEASSCRNEQNTKVWKSLWSLNMKQKLKHVVWKCLHRIIPVNKVLKSRIGKEDDKCMCCREGKEIIEHMFFFCRHAEMIWKTAPIKWDEIHEFGNKFWLWWNSILEAKDRVEGKDHIILTVNILWQIWKSRNQIHFNRKRKCLGSIVNGAMQEWFECQSVQRGKVDEE from the coding sequence ATGGATAGAGGAAAAGGGAAGGTATTTACTTCAAAGCCACCAAATTGTCAACTGCAGAAGGTGTATGAATTAATACAAAATGGAAAGTGGAATGTGGATAAGATAAAAGCAGTGTTTAGTGAAGAAGATTGCAAGCGTATCATCAGTATCCCACTCAGTATCTGCAATGGAAAAGACAAACTAGTGTGGCCATACTCAACTACAAGAGTGTCTACTGTTAAAACTGGATATATGGTTGCAAAGAAgatccaaaaggaaaaaatggaaagGATACAGCAAGAAGCGAGCAGTTGTAGAAATGAGCAAAACACTAAAGTCTGGAAGTCTTTATGGAGTCTAAATATGAAGCAGAAGCTCAAACATGTCGTATGGAAATGTTTACATAGAATAATCCCAGTGAACAAGGTGCTGAAGAGTAGAATAGGAAAAGAAGATGATAAGTGCATGTGTTGTAGAGAAGGTAAAGAGATAATTGAAcatatgtttttcttttgcagACATGCTGAGATGATATGGAAAACGGCTCCAATTAAATGGGATGAAATCCATGAGTTTGGAAATAAGTTTTGGTTGTGGTGGAATAGCATCCTGGAAGCCAAGGATAGAGTTGAAGGAAAGGATCATATTATACTAACAGTAAATATCCTATGGCAGATTTGGAAGTCAAGAAATCAGATACATTTCAATAGGAAAAGAAAGTGTCTAGGTTCGATAGTTAATGGGGCAATGCAGGAATGGTTTGAATGTCAGAGTGTACAGAGGGGGAAAGTAGATGAAGAATAA